The genomic DNA CGCCGCGGGTCGACAAAAACCGGCCCAGGCAAGATCAGCGGGCGAGCGATCTGCCGCAACCGCTGCGAGAGAATCAGGTCTTCCATGATCGGTTCATCGGGAAATCCGCCGACCCGCTGAAACGCATCTCGGCGGACGAAGATCGCTTGATCGCCAAACGGCAACCCGCGCAATCGCACGCGACACGCGTTCCCCCATTCCAACAAGCGGAATGCGATCCCGGCGGATTCGATCCGCTGCTCCATCGCTCCGCCCCAACGCTCCGGTTGCTCCGTCAATGCGTTGCAAACCTGCTCGATCGCATCGGCAGCCAGATGATTATCGGCGTGTAGAAACATCAGCACCGCTCCGCTGGCGACTTTTGCGCCGGCATTCTGCTGCGTCGCGCGGCCCGATGAGCTGACGATCACCTTGGCTCCCGCCGCCGCCGCGATCTCGGCAGTCGCGTCGTCGCTGCCGCCATCGACGACGATCACCTCGCCCGCCGCAGCGACCGACCGCACGCAGCGGTCGATATTTTCGGCTTCGTTGAGCGCCGGGATGACGACTGAAATCTCAGCCGGTGTCATGTCCGACCCGCCGCCTTCCAACGACTGTATCCCATCGGTGCAAAGACGATGATCGGTCCCCACGCTCCCATCGCCGGAGAGATCAGCGTCTCGCTGGAACCGAGGCCGCTGAACAATGTTTTGACGAAGAAGAACATCGCGATCAGCCCAAGTCCCCAGCCGGCGACAACAAACAGATTCTTGTCGCCTCGCGTCACGACCAGCGGCAGCCCCAGCAGCACCAGACTGATATCCAACCAGGGCCGGACGATCCGCGTGTGCAGCAGAACTTCGGCATCGGGCCCCGAGTAGACGCTTGAATTTTGAATGTTACGCACCAACTGCAGCGTCGACGACAGCCGATCGGTCTGCGATCCGGAGACCAGGTGTTCAAATTCGATATTCGACACGACGAAACATTGCCCCGGTTCCAACCACGCGTGGTCGGATCGCGTCAGCACAAACTGTTTGCCATCGAAGCCAGCCGACGGGATCGCATCGATCTCTGCTGGCTGATTGACCTGGGAGACCAAATAGCCCGCTGGGTGTTCGTCCGACGCGGGCATCCAGACGGCGCTTTCGCCGACGATCTGAGTTCCCATGCCAGGCATTTCCGATCGGATCATCAACGCCGGTGCGACGATCTCCTTTCGGATGATGATCACCCCGCGGCCGTGAAACTGGATCCCCGTCATCCGGTCGTAGCAGGGCTTGAGCGTCCGTTGCATCTGGCCGCCGAGATCTTGAGCTTTGGTCCCCAGTTGATCCTTCCAATTCGGCATCAGAAATTCGCGGTTGAGGACCGCCAAAATGATTACGATCAACGCGGCGAACAACATCGGCCGCAAGATCCTTCCATGGGAAAGCCCCGCCGCCAACAACGCTGTCATCTCGCCGTTGCGTTTCAGCACCGCCACGGAAAAGACGAGAGCAAAGACAGCCAGGATCGCGTTGGTCGCGTCGAAGATCGCCAACAGGTAGGGGCCGTAGTAGCGGCTCAGCGCGTCGACGAAACTCCCCTGTGCCCGCGCGTACGCAGCCACCTCTTCCATGTTGTTGAACGCGTGGAAGACGACAAAAATGCCAGCCAAGCTACAGAAGCAGATCAGCAGAGTCCGCAGATATGTCGCTAGCAAATACCGATCGATCCGTGTCATCACCGTTTTCCAAACCCTAGCATCGGCGGCATCGTTGGGCCGCTCTCCAAGCAACGTCATACACAACTTCCCCCGCCACGTCACGGGCGAATTATGCCGTCGGTACGTTTCGTCATTCGCGAAGTTCCGCGGTTACAGATTCGGGACCTTCTGCGAACCCGACGCGTTAGCGAGAAACAGCCTGGATTCCGACGCCGGAGTATCGGATTGCCAAAGGTCTGCAACGTTTCAGGCTGCAAGTCCGATTCGCCCTCAGCCGATGCCGCTGGGAATTGACTAAAAAAATGAGCGAGGCGACACTGTAAGAGGTGCCCCTTTTGCGTTTCACACCCGCGCGACGCACTCGGCAGATCCTCGGAGGGGACCAGCGGAGCTTCCCTCCATCGTCCTCGCAACGAGCGAGCCCAGCAGGATTTGCCGCCGCACCGTGTCATCGCGGGCAGATCGTGTCGTGTCGCATGAGGTGGCAGCGGATCGAAGTCCCCTTCCGCGGTGAACGCCTCGGCAAAAAAACGGTTACCCAGCGGCCCCCCGCCCCGAACTGTCGCCGCATGGTGACAAAGTTACAGCGAATCGAGACCTTCATGACCAACTCGTCGGGAACTCTGGACCCCCAAACGCTCTCGGACATCCGCAGCGCGCCGGGCGATCCGTTGATGCGGATCCGCGGCGCGCGGGTCCACAACCTGAAGAACGTCGATATCGATTTGCGTCGCGATCAATTGATCGTCCTGACCGGGGTCAGCGGCAGCGGGAAAAGTTCGCTCGCCTTCGATACGATCTACGCCGAGGGGCAGCGTCAGTACATCGAGAGCCTTTCGACCTACGCTCGGCAATTCCTCGACCAACTGCCGCGTCCCGATTGCGACCACATCGACGGACTGGAACCGACGTTGTGTATCGACCAGAAATCGGGAGCTAGCAATCCTCGCAGTACCGTCGCGACGGTCACCGAGGTTTACGATTATCTGCGTCTGTTGATGGCCCGCGTCGGCGCTCCGCACTGCTATCATTGCGGGGCTGCGATTCTGCAGCAGACCAGCGAACAGATCCTCGCGTCGTTGATGAACCTAGCCGAAGAGACGCGTTTGATCGTGTTGGCACCGATGGTTCGCGGCCGCAAAGGGGCGCATGAGGATGTGTTTCAGGAGATCCGCAAAGCCGGATTGGTGCGAGCTCGCGTCGACGGCACGATGTACGACATCGAATCGCTCCCCAAACTTTCGCCGCGGAAGAACCATACGATCGAAGCGGTTGTCGATCGGTTGGTCGTTCGCGAAGGGATCGAGTCGCGGTTGGGAGAGTCGATCAAAACGGCGCTCAAGTTGAGCGACGGGTTGCTGATTGCGTTCTTTGAACTGCCCGATGCCGACGACTGGGACGAACGCTTGCTCAGTTCGCGGTACGCGTGTCCGCAGTGCGATATCAGTTACGAGGAACTGGAGCCGCGAACGTTCAGTTTCAACAGCCCCTACGGTGCCTGTCCCGACTGCGATGGCTTGGGACGACTAGAAGCTTATGATCCCGATCTGCTGATCCCCGACTGGACGCAGCCTGCCGAAGTCGCGGCGATGCTCCCTTGGAAGGGAACTTCGGCGGCGGTTCGCAAGCGGATTCGCGGCACGCTGGAACCGCTGGTTCTCGATGGCGGCGGCCAATGGGACCAACCGCTCGATCAACTGTCGGCCAAGGGGCGGGCGGCGTTGACGGCGACGATCGTCGAATTGTTGAACGTCGAATGGGAAAAGAAGCTGACCGAGGCGCGGCGCGAGCAGCTGACCAATTGGATCGGGGCGGTTGAGTGTTCGACGTGTGGTGGGTCGCGATTGCGGCGCGAAGCGCTGAGCGTCACCTTAGCCGATCGACATATCGGCCAGATCGTTGCGATGCCCGCGACCGAAGCGACTGTGTTTTTTGCCGCCTTGCAGGCCGAATGCGATCAGTCGCTGCAAGATGATTCGGCGTACGACATCGAATCCGAAGCCACCGCCGACGCAAGCGTGGTTCGCGAACGCGCGCCGCGACGTGTCAAAGTCGGCGGGAAATTGTCCCCTTCGCAGCGCGAGATCGCGCGTCCGATTCTTGTCGAGATCAACAAGCGGCTCCGTTTTTTGGATCAGGTTGGCGTCGGATATCTCACCTTGGGCCGCAGCGCCGATACGCTCAGCGGCGGCGAATTGCAACGCGTTCGTTTGGCGACCAGCATCGGCAGCGGACTTGTCGGCGTCTGCTACATCCTCGACGAACCATCGATCGGACTGCATCAACGCGATAACGATCGCTTGATCGTCGCGCTCCGCGACTTGCAGCGGCAAGGGAACACGGTGCTGGTTGTCGAACACGATGAATCGATGATGCGAGCTGCCGATTGGTTGATCGACATGGGCCCCGGCGCAGGACACCAAGGCGGCGAGATCCTGTTCGCGGGCGAACCTTCATCGATCACGGCGATCGCCGAAGAACAAGCGGAAGCAGCGGACGCCGACAGCGATCTGCCATCGCGATCGGTAACCGCCGACTATCTGTCGGGGCGGCGATCGATCCCGGTTCCCGAATCGCGGCGCAAAGCCGACAAAAATCTGATGCTGACGCTCGCCGGCGCGAACACTCACAACTTGCAGAACGTGACCGCAAGATTCCCGTTGGGCTGTCTGATCGGAGTGGCAGGAGTCAGCGGCAGCGGGAAGAGTTCGATCGTCAACGACACGCTCTATCCCGCCTTGGCTCGCACACTCGGTCTTCAATCGCCTAAACCGGGGCCGTTTGAATCGCTGACCGGTGCCGATGGGATCGACAAATTGATCCGAATCGATCAAGCCCCGATCGGCCGCACACCGCGCAGCTGTCCGGCGACCTATACCGGCGCGTTGGATCTGATTCGCAAGGTGTTTGCCGAAACCCGCGACGCCAAACAGCGAGGCTTTGCCGCCAACCGATTTAGCTTTAATGCCAAGCCGGGACGCTGCGACCAGTGCATGGGACAGGGGCAAGAAAAGATCGAGATGAACTTTTTGGCCGATCTCTACGTTCGCTGCTCCGTCTGTGGCGGAAAGCGGTTTAATCGCCAGACGCTGGCGGTGCGGTTCAAAGGCGCGTCGATCGCCGATGTGTTGGAGATGACGATCGACGACGCGGCTGAATTTTTCAAGAACTTCGTCAAGATCGACCGGATTCTCGAGAGCATGCGGAGCGTTGGCTTGGGCTATCTACGGCTCGGGCAACCGTCGACAACGCTCAGCGGCGGCGAGGCCCAGCGGATTAAACTGGCGACCGAGTTGGCGCGGCAGGAAACCGGCAACACCTTGTATCTGTTGGACGAACCGACGACGGGGCTGCACTTCGACGACGTCCGTCGCTTGATCGACGTCCTGCAATCGCTGGTCGAAAAGGGGAACACCGTGATCGTGATCGAACACAATCTGGATGTGATCAAGTGTTGCGATTGGATCGTTGAGATGGGCCCCGAGGGGGGCGCTGGCGGCGGACGCTTGTTGGCCGAAGGGACGCCCGAAAAGGTCGTCACCGGTCCGCAAACGCCAACCAGTGGCTACCTGCAAGAATTGCTCGACGCAGCGGTTTCTTGATCGCTCGCCTGGCAAGCGGTTACGCCGTGGTGAGCATACCTTTGTGTTCGTCGTAGATCACCACGCCGTCGCAATAGACGGTAAAACGCACGATCTGCAGCAGGTGATTGAACTTCATCTCGATCCGGCCAGGCTTCGCGGTTCCAGCGACTTCCGCCGGCCAGACGAAATCGATGCGGGGATGGATTCTGAGCCAACTGATTCGGTGCCAGACGCAGATCTGGCCGACGTAGACCCGTTGGCGAAAGTATTTGCCGTCGTAATCGAGTTGAGCTTGAAAGGGCTCTGCAAACGTGATCGTGCGATGCAGCAGACCGCGAGCGACGCGGGTGTCCCGGTGCATCAATTGCCCGGGACTCTCTTCGATCGGCGGCGGTGAAGCGTAGGGATTGAGGTCGTTCATCCGTTTTCCCCAACGCTTCGACGATCGGGCCTCTGAAGTGGACAAAGCAGGTCGTATTGTATTTTTTCGTTTAACCGCGATCCGTTCAACGATGCGTAGTGGACGAAGCTACGAGTCCTTTTGCATCAGACCAAATCGCTGGGACTCGTAACCTCGTCCACTACATCCCGCCGCCAATTCTTGCGACGGTCCGAGGCTCCTTCGTTGAACGGTATTGCGTTTAACCGCGAGCCCATCGGGCCGCGCGGCCCTGAAAAACGCGGGGCGATGCCCGCGCGGTTAAACTAGAAAACTCCCTGCTTGCTGCTTAGCCTGCGGCGACGGCCGCTTCTTCGCGTGCTTTGACTAACAGATCGATCCACGGGCCGACATAGAAGCCGTTGTCGTGGAAGGTTCGTCCGCTGACGAGGTTGCCATCGATCACGCAAGCTTCGTTGACGAACGTGCCACCGCAGACTTCGAGGTCGAACTTGCACTTCGGCACCGTCGCCATCTTGCGTCCGCGAACGCAATCGGCGTAGGCGGGGATCTCGACGCCATGGCAAACGCTGGCGATCGGTTTGCCCGCTTCGAAAAAGTGCTTTGTGACGCGGACGAGGTCTTCATCGTAGCGGATGTATTCGGGAGCCCGACCGCCGGAGAACATGATCCCCGCGTATTCATCCTCTTTGATTTCCGAAAACGCGACGTCGGCGTTGATCGTGTAGCCTTCCCATTCCTTGGTGATCGTCCAGCCCGGCTTCACTTCGTGCATCACCATTTGATAAAGGCGTTTTTCTGGAGCGGCCACAACGGGTTGAAAGCCAGCTTCTTGCAGTCGGTAGTAGGGGTACATCGTGTCGAGCGTCTCGGACGCGTCGCCGATGATGATCAGAACTTTGGGTTTATCGGAGGGGGCGTTTGTCATCGATTCTTCCTGAACCTGGTGGCTCGGTGCGCTGAAACTCGCCAGCATCCGGCGAGGGTAAGTTTCGCGGCATTGTAGCACACCGCTTGGGACCACTGGAATTGGTGCCCCATATAGAACCGACGTCCGGTTCGATCCATAATCTCAGTCGCGGAAACCGACGCCTCACCTTAGAACAATCCCCAAGGAAGAAATTGTCATGGATTATCGATACGAAGAGATCGCGAAGATGCTGGACCATTCGCTGCTGCAGCCCTTCTTGAAGACCGAAACGCTGGAGGCGGGGATCTCGTTGGCGCTGGCGTACGATGTGGCTAGCGTTTGCATCCTGCCGTATTACGTGAAGCGCTGCGCCGATCGGTTGGCAGGGAGCACGGTTCAAACTAGCACGACGATCGGGTTCCCACACGGCGGGCACACGACAGCGATCAAAGCCGCCGAAGCACAACAAGCGATCGACGACGGATGCCAGGAATTGGACATGGTCGTGAACATCTCGAAGGTCCTCAGCGGCGACTGGGACTACGTCACTCGCGATATCAAGGCCGTCATCGATGTGGCTCACGCCGCCGGTCAGAAGGTGAAGGTGATCTTCGAGAACTGCTACCTCGACGCGGATCAGAAGTCGCGGTTGTGCGCGATCTGCAGCGAACTTGGCGCCGATTGGGTCAAGACCTCGACCGGCTACGGCACCGGTGGCGCGACGCTGGAAGACCTGCAGCTGATGCGAGAGAAATCGGCCGCAGAGGTTCAAGTCAAAGCGGCCGGCGGAGTCCGCGATCTCGACCGCTTGCTGGAAGTCCGCGAGTTGGGAGTCACCCGTGTCGGTGCCAGCGCCACGCAGACGATACTAGATGAGTGTCGGCGACGATTGAAACTGGAGCCCATTGATTTTGATGAGTTGAAAAACACGTCGAGTTATTGATTTTGTAACGCTTCAGGCGACTCGGCCATCGCGGGGATTTCGCGAGCGACTCGCGATCGCTTCGCCTTGCGGCGTGCGATGCCCAGCACCGCTCCGCCGCCAAACAATGTCAACAGCATCGAAGCCGGCTCGGGAACGCCGGCTGTCGCCTGTAAATCGGCGGTGATCGCCAACTGCACCGCCGAGATATTGAAATCGGTATCAACCGACATATTACTAAGACTAAAGGTCAGAGCTGGTTCCATATCGGTCAGGCCGT from Rosistilla oblonga includes the following:
- a CDS encoding TIGR04283 family arsenosugar biosynthesis glycosyltransferase codes for the protein MTPAEISVVIPALNEAENIDRCVRSVAAAGEVIVVDGGSDDATAEIAAAAGAKVIVSSSGRATQQNAGAKVASGAVLMFLHADNHLAADAIEQVCNALTEQPERWGGAMEQRIESAGIAFRLLEWGNACRVRLRGLPFGDQAIFVRRDAFQRVGGFPDEPIMEDLILSQRLRQIARPLILPGPVFVDPRRWQQRGIVRQTFRNFALQIAFALGVSPRRLRQYYANHQGS
- a CDS encoding LptF/LptG family permease is translated as MTLLGERPNDAADARVWKTVMTRIDRYLLATYLRTLLICFCSLAGIFVVFHAFNNMEEVAAYARAQGSFVDALSRYYGPYLLAIFDATNAILAVFALVFSVAVLKRNGEMTALLAAGLSHGRILRPMLFAALIVIILAVLNREFLMPNWKDQLGTKAQDLGGQMQRTLKPCYDRMTGIQFHGRGVIIIRKEIVAPALMIRSEMPGMGTQIVGESAVWMPASDEHPAGYLVSQVNQPAEIDAIPSAGFDGKQFVLTRSDHAWLEPGQCFVVSNIEFEHLVSGSQTDRLSSTLQLVRNIQNSSVYSGPDAEVLLHTRIVRPWLDISLVLLGLPLVVTRGDKNLFVVAGWGLGLIAMFFFVKTLFSGLGSSETLISPAMGAWGPIIVFAPMGYSRWKAAGRT
- the uvrA gene encoding excinuclease ABC subunit UvrA, whose amino-acid sequence is MVTKLQRIETFMTNSSGTLDPQTLSDIRSAPGDPLMRIRGARVHNLKNVDIDLRRDQLIVLTGVSGSGKSSLAFDTIYAEGQRQYIESLSTYARQFLDQLPRPDCDHIDGLEPTLCIDQKSGASNPRSTVATVTEVYDYLRLLMARVGAPHCYHCGAAILQQTSEQILASLMNLAEETRLIVLAPMVRGRKGAHEDVFQEIRKAGLVRARVDGTMYDIESLPKLSPRKNHTIEAVVDRLVVREGIESRLGESIKTALKLSDGLLIAFFELPDADDWDERLLSSRYACPQCDISYEELEPRTFSFNSPYGACPDCDGLGRLEAYDPDLLIPDWTQPAEVAAMLPWKGTSAAVRKRIRGTLEPLVLDGGGQWDQPLDQLSAKGRAALTATIVELLNVEWEKKLTEARREQLTNWIGAVECSTCGGSRLRREALSVTLADRHIGQIVAMPATEATVFFAALQAECDQSLQDDSAYDIESEATADASVVRERAPRRVKVGGKLSPSQREIARPILVEINKRLRFLDQVGVGYLTLGRSADTLSGGELQRVRLATSIGSGLVGVCYILDEPSIGLHQRDNDRLIVALRDLQRQGNTVLVVEHDESMMRAADWLIDMGPGAGHQGGEILFAGEPSSITAIAEEQAEAADADSDLPSRSVTADYLSGRRSIPVPESRRKADKNLMLTLAGANTHNLQNVTARFPLGCLIGVAGVSGSGKSSIVNDTLYPALARTLGLQSPKPGPFESLTGADGIDKLIRIDQAPIGRTPRSCPATYTGALDLIRKVFAETRDAKQRGFAANRFSFNAKPGRCDQCMGQGQEKIEMNFLADLYVRCSVCGGKRFNRQTLAVRFKGASIADVLEMTIDDAAEFFKNFVKIDRILESMRSVGLGYLRLGQPSTTLSGGEAQRIKLATELARQETGNTLYLLDEPTTGLHFDDVRRLIDVLQSLVEKGNTVIVIEHNLDVIKCCDWIVEMGPEGGAGGGRLLAEGTPEKVVTGPQTPTSGYLQELLDAAVS
- a CDS encoding DJ-1/PfpI family protein: MTNAPSDKPKVLIIIGDASETLDTMYPYYRLQEAGFQPVVAAPEKRLYQMVMHEVKPGWTITKEWEGYTINADVAFSEIKEDEYAGIMFSGGRAPEYIRYDEDLVRVTKHFFEAGKPIASVCHGVEIPAYADCVRGRKMATVPKCKFDLEVCGGTFVNEACVIDGNLVSGRTFHDNGFYVGPWIDLLVKAREEAAVAAG
- the deoC gene encoding deoxyribose-phosphate aldolase, which gives rise to MDYRYEEIAKMLDHSLLQPFLKTETLEAGISLALAYDVASVCILPYYVKRCADRLAGSTVQTSTTIGFPHGGHTTAIKAAEAQQAIDDGCQELDMVVNISKVLSGDWDYVTRDIKAVIDVAHAAGQKVKVIFENCYLDADQKSRLCAICSELGADWVKTSTGYGTGGATLEDLQLMREKSAAEVQVKAAGGVRDLDRLLEVRELGVTRVGASATQTILDECRRRLKLEPIDFDELKNTSSY